The Aeromicrobium sp. Leaf245 genome includes a region encoding these proteins:
- the scpB gene encoding SMC-Scp complex subunit ScpB, giving the protein MSEDTTETPLETSTQDGTDDGGREAPEPGSPASDPSLPRGPHELELELLELRPALEAVLMVADQPLDHLTLAQAVGHPPAEVEAALGALAAEYDEQARGFELRNVGGGWRYFTRETFAPAVERFVLDGQQARLTQAALETLAVVAYRQPISRSRISAIRGVNVDGVVRTLVTRGLLEEAGTDSESGAFLYRTTSYFLERMGLASLAELPDIAPMLPEIEEMDDEVVSVTAPADAAGPEDAIDDPQPEEQDGAPAPESDEVPHEQR; this is encoded by the coding sequence ATGTCTGAGGACACGACCGAGACCCCGCTGGAGACCTCCACGCAGGACGGGACCGACGACGGGGGCCGTGAGGCCCCGGAGCCGGGGAGCCCGGCCTCGGACCCGTCGCTGCCCCGAGGCCCGCACGAGCTGGAGCTCGAGCTGCTGGAGCTGCGGCCGGCCCTGGAGGCCGTGCTCATGGTCGCCGACCAGCCACTCGACCACCTGACGCTCGCGCAGGCCGTCGGCCACCCGCCGGCCGAGGTCGAGGCGGCGCTGGGGGCGCTCGCCGCGGAGTACGACGAGCAGGCGCGCGGCTTCGAGCTGCGCAACGTCGGCGGAGGGTGGCGCTACTTCACCCGTGAGACGTTCGCCCCCGCGGTGGAGCGCTTCGTGCTCGACGGCCAGCAGGCCAGGCTCACCCAGGCGGCGCTCGAGACCCTGGCCGTGGTGGCGTACCGGCAGCCGATCAGCCGGTCGCGCATCTCGGCGATCCGCGGCGTGAACGTCGACGGCGTGGTCCGCACCCTCGTGACGCGCGGACTGCTCGAGGAGGCCGGCACCGACAGCGAGAGCGGCGCCTTCCTCTACCGCACGACCAGCTACTTCCTCGAGCGGATGGGGCTGGCCTCCCTCGCCGAGCTCCCCGACATCGCGCCCATGCTGCCCGAGATCGAGGAGATGGACGACGAGGTCGTGTCCGTGACGGCCCCTGCGGACGCTGCTGGACCCGAGGACGCGATCGACGACCCGCAGCCCGAGGAGCAGGACGGCGCGCCCGCCCCCGAGTCCGACGAGGTGCCGCATGAGCAGCGGTGA
- a CDS encoding NUDIX domain-containing protein, whose protein sequence is MSAHPTLPGELVDDVADRPATWPVASSDRVYSSAYLDVDVDVIVDPQGDEHSRAVVRPNGAVGVLALDEDDRLLLVVQYRHPVAARLVELPAGTLDVEGEEPQEAAARELAEEADVVAAEWAPLISLLSSAGYTSEACQIFRASGLSAVPEDERTERRAEEAGMEQWWVPFEKVVDAVLDGSVRDATMCAAVLAEAAHRRSR, encoded by the coding sequence GTGAGCGCGCACCCGACCCTGCCGGGAGAGCTGGTCGACGACGTCGCCGATCGACCCGCCACGTGGCCGGTGGCCTCCAGCGATCGGGTCTACAGCAGCGCGTACCTCGACGTCGACGTCGACGTGATCGTCGACCCGCAGGGGGACGAGCACTCACGCGCCGTCGTGCGCCCGAACGGCGCCGTCGGCGTGCTGGCGCTCGACGAGGACGACCGACTGCTGCTCGTCGTGCAGTACCGACACCCCGTGGCCGCACGGCTGGTCGAGCTCCCTGCCGGCACCCTCGACGTCGAGGGGGAGGAGCCCCAGGAGGCTGCGGCTCGCGAGCTCGCGGAGGAGGCCGACGTGGTGGCCGCCGAGTGGGCGCCGCTGATCTCGCTGCTGTCGAGCGCCGGGTACACGAGCGAGGCCTGCCAGATCTTCCGGGCCAGCGGTCTCAGCGCGGTCCCCGAGGACGAGCGGACCGAGCGGCGGGCCGAGGAGGCCGGCATGGAGCAGTGGTGGGTGCCCTTCGAGAAGGTCGTCGACGCCGTGCTCGACGGGAGCGTGCGCGACGCGACGATGTGCGCCGCGGTGCTCGCCGAGGCCGCCCACCGTCGGTCCCGATGA
- a CDS encoding 1-acyl-sn-glycerol-3-phosphate acyltransferase, which yields MSEHLLSAARGSRPPQGLPETGLRVLRPLARRYLDRRWDVRQRGEHRVPDDGPVIYASNHIGWLDGPLLILCTPRPAHALVKVEAFEGRTGRLLRFAGQIPLDRFRRDVGALRTAAQALASGQSVVVYPEGLRGAGDVARTKDGVAWLAMVSGAPVVPVAIFGTRAPGEPSESRPERGSRIDVVYGEPLRITPVPWPRTRAHVAEVGRRITEHLRHHVEWAAATGHLQLPGPLPRGSTDV from the coding sequence GTGAGCGAGCACCTCCTCTCCGCAGCGCGGGGGAGTCGCCCTCCACAGGGCCTCCCGGAGACCGGGCTGCGGGTGCTCCGACCGCTCGCGCGGCGGTACCTGGACCGCCGGTGGGACGTGCGTCAGCGCGGTGAGCACCGGGTGCCCGACGACGGTCCCGTGATCTACGCGAGCAACCACATCGGGTGGCTCGACGGTCCGCTGCTCATCCTGTGCACCCCCAGGCCGGCCCACGCCCTGGTGAAGGTCGAGGCGTTCGAAGGTCGAACCGGACGCCTGCTGCGGTTCGCCGGGCAGATCCCGCTGGACCGGTTCCGACGCGACGTCGGGGCCCTGCGGACCGCGGCGCAGGCGCTCGCGAGCGGCCAGTCGGTCGTCGTGTACCCCGAGGGCCTGCGCGGGGCCGGTGACGTGGCCCGGACGAAGGACGGCGTCGCCTGGCTCGCGATGGTGAGCGGCGCCCCGGTGGTGCCGGTCGCGATCTTCGGCACCCGAGCCCCGGGTGAGCCCTCCGAGAGCAGGCCCGAGCGTGGTTCTCGCATCGATGTCGTCTACGGTGAACCCTTACGGATCACGCCCGTCCCGTGGCCCCGCACGCGGGCCCACGTGGCCGAGGTCGGGCGTCGGATCACCGAGCACCTGCGGCACCACGTCGAGTGGGCCGCGGCCACCGGGCACCTGCAGCTGCCCGGCCCCCTGCCCCGAGGAAGTACCGATGTCTGA
- a CDS encoding YrhK family protein, which produces MTKDDDLTLTVGRETLVIRQRYETLSIVNDVLVALWFLVGSILFLWESTTTIGTWFFVAGSVELLARPLIRLARRVHLQRAGDPSGRDDFLDG; this is translated from the coding sequence ATGACCAAGGACGACGACCTCACGCTGACCGTGGGCCGGGAGACGCTGGTGATCCGCCAGCGCTACGAGACGTTGAGCATCGTCAACGACGTCCTCGTCGCCCTCTGGTTCCTGGTCGGGAGCATCCTGTTCCTCTGGGAGTCCACCACCACGATCGGGACCTGGTTCTTCGTGGCCGGGAGCGTGGAGCTGCTCGCGCGGCCGCTCATCCGACTTGCGCGGCGCGTCCACCTGCAGCGCGCCGGCGATCCCAGCGGCCGGGACGACTTCCTCGACGGGTGA
- a CDS encoding ParA family protein: MSDDLGPTGRPRPDFPEPSPRRGGQPAQIIAMCNQKGGVGKTTTTINLGAALVEAGRRVLLLDFDPQGSLTVGLGFNAHELEQSIYHVLMDRELTLKDIVLETAVPGLDLVPANIDLSAAEMRLVTEVGREQVLARALHPVLHDYDVVLIDCQPSLGLLTVNALTAADGVIIPLECEYFALRGVALLKETIEKVRDRTNFDLKIIGLLGTMYDGRTLHGREVLQTLVQGWGDLVFHTVIRRTVKFSDATVAGLPITEFAGGSPGAASYRQLAQEVLHRCPDA; encoded by the coding sequence ATGAGCGACGACCTCGGGCCCACCGGACGCCCACGACCGGACTTCCCCGAGCCGTCCCCCCGCCGCGGTGGGCAGCCTGCGCAGATCATCGCGATGTGCAACCAGAAGGGCGGCGTGGGCAAGACCACGACCACGATCAACCTGGGTGCCGCCCTCGTCGAGGCCGGCCGTCGGGTGCTGCTGCTCGACTTCGACCCGCAGGGGTCGCTCACCGTCGGGCTCGGCTTCAACGCCCATGAGCTCGAGCAGTCGATCTACCACGTGCTGATGGACCGCGAGCTCACGCTCAAGGACATCGTCCTCGAGACCGCGGTACCCGGCCTCGACCTCGTCCCGGCCAACATCGACCTCTCGGCCGCCGAGATGCGCCTGGTGACCGAGGTCGGTCGTGAGCAGGTGCTCGCCCGTGCTCTGCACCCCGTGCTGCACGACTACGACGTGGTCCTCATCGACTGCCAGCCGTCGCTCGGCCTGCTCACGGTGAACGCCCTCACGGCGGCCGACGGCGTGATCATCCCGCTCGAGTGCGAGTACTTCGCGCTCCGGGGCGTGGCGCTGCTCAAGGAGACCATCGAGAAGGTGCGCGACCGCACGAACTTCGACCTCAAGATCATCGGTCTGCTCGGCACCATGTACGACGGGCGCACCCTCCACGGCCGCGAGGTGCTGCAGACGCTCGTGCAGGGGTGGGGCGACCTGGTCTTCCACACCGTCATCCGGCGCACCGTCAAGTTCTCCGACGCCACGGTCGCGGGTCTGCCGATCACCGAGTTCGCGGGCGGGTCCCCGGGTGCCGCGTCGTACCGCCAGCTGGCCCAGGAGGTGCTGCATCGATGCCCCGACGCGTGA
- a CDS encoding pseudouridine synthase, which yields MSSGEVEGVRLQKVLAQAGVGSRRRCEELMATGRVEVNGEVVTQMGVRVDPLADVVRVDGRRIPPPSDHVYLVLNKPRGVVSSMADEQGRRDLTEFVAGREERLFHVGRLDTDTSGLLLLTNDGDLAHRLAHPSFEITKTYVALVEGAVGDSVGRRLRAGVDLDDGAASVDRFVVKDRGRGRSLVELDLHMGRNRIVRRLLDAVGHPVVELTRTSFGPVRLGGLAVGRSRELSREELGDLFDSVAP from the coding sequence ATGAGCAGCGGTGAGGTCGAGGGCGTGCGCCTGCAGAAGGTGCTCGCGCAGGCCGGCGTGGGCAGTCGGCGTCGCTGCGAGGAGCTCATGGCCACCGGCCGGGTGGAGGTCAACGGCGAGGTCGTGACGCAGATGGGGGTCCGCGTCGATCCGCTCGCCGACGTGGTGCGCGTCGACGGCCGACGCATCCCTCCGCCGTCGGACCACGTGTACCTCGTGCTCAACAAGCCGCGCGGCGTCGTCTCGAGCATGGCCGACGAGCAGGGGCGCCGGGACCTCACGGAGTTCGTGGCCGGCCGCGAGGAACGCCTGTTCCACGTCGGCCGTCTCGACACGGACACGTCGGGGCTGCTCCTGCTGACCAACGACGGCGACCTCGCCCACCGGCTGGCCCACCCCTCGTTCGAGATCACCAAGACCTACGTGGCGCTCGTCGAGGGCGCCGTGGGCGACTCCGTGGGTCGGAGGCTGCGTGCCGGGGTGGACCTCGACGACGGGGCCGCCTCGGTCGACCGCTTCGTGGTGAAGGACCGCGGGCGGGGCCGTTCGCTCGTGGAGCTCGACCTGCACATGGGGCGCAACCGGATCGTGCGGCGGCTGCTCGACGCCGTCGGGCACCCGGTCGTGGAGCTCACGCGGACCAGCTTCGGACCGGTGCGTCTGGGCGGTCTGGCGGTCGGTCGGTCGCGCGAGCTGTCACGCGAGGAGCTGGGGGACCTCTTCGATAGCGTGGCCCCATGA
- a CDS encoding amidohydrolase family protein, with protein MARSQLDSHRHIGALPAYPFYGGPAIRADVTAKATVAEFVATLDAEGTDRALVLPNYGVPVPDAAFDLNPLAIEAAQKDDRISCGLWVSPKASDATRNDAALALVGEQGVKALKTSFLLGGSPSDPDCAEQIDRIFTTAAAHDLVVHVHTSPGAASDVDEVGTLVERYGDDTKIHLVHLGGGMSGHMKLIGGRLFDWIEAGKQVYTDTSWTIGFAPAWLVQEIERRGVGHDRILFATDAPWGDFEGEHARLSAAAGDGELADHFFRRNFEALYGT; from the coding sequence ATGGCCCGCTCGCAGCTCGACTCCCATCGCCACATCGGTGCGCTGCCGGCCTACCCGTTCTACGGGGGCCCGGCGATCCGCGCCGACGTCACGGCGAAGGCGACCGTCGCCGAGTTCGTCGCCACCCTCGACGCCGAGGGCACGGATCGGGCGCTCGTCCTGCCCAACTACGGCGTCCCCGTCCCCGACGCGGCCTTCGACCTCAACCCCCTCGCGATCGAGGCCGCCCAGAAGGACGACCGCATCAGCTGCGGCCTCTGGGTCTCGCCGAAGGCCTCGGACGCCACCCGCAACGACGCCGCGCTCGCGCTGGTGGGGGAGCAGGGCGTGAAGGCGCTCAAGACGAGCTTCCTGCTCGGAGGCAGCCCGTCCGACCCCGACTGCGCCGAGCAGATCGACCGCATCTTCACGACGGCAGCGGCCCACGACCTCGTGGTCCACGTGCACACGTCGCCGGGCGCGGCGTCCGACGTCGACGAGGTCGGCACGCTCGTGGAGCGGTACGGCGACGACACCAAGATCCACCTGGTCCATCTCGGTGGTGGCATGAGCGGCCACATGAAGCTGATCGGCGGTCGTCTCTTCGACTGGATCGAGGCGGGCAAGCAGGTCTACACCGACACGTCGTGGACCATCGGCTTCGCGCCCGCCTGGCTGGTCCAGGAGATCGAGAGGCGCGGCGTCGGCCACGACCGCATCCTGTTCGCCACCGACGCCCCGTGGGGCGACTTCGAGGGCGAGCACGCGCGCCTGTCCGCCGCGGCCGGCGACGGCGAGCTCGCCGACCACTTCTTCCGCCGCAACTTCGAGGCGCTCTACGGCACCTAG
- the der gene encoding ribosome biogenesis GTPase Der, protein MSDTPAREPVDPALPVLAIIGRPNVGKSTLVNRIIGRREAVVEDVPGVTRDRVPYDAEWNGKAFTVVDTGGWDPDARGLAERIAAQAEVAVQAADAVLFVVDATVGITDADAAVVKILRAAKKPVVLAANKVDDQRSELEAASLWNLGLGEPYPVSALHGRGSGDMLDAILAVLPDAPPDRDPELGGPRRVAIVGKPNVGKSSLLNQLAGEYRVVVDDASGTTVDPVDELVELGGREWRFIDTAGIRRRVREASGHEYYASLRTSTAVERAEVAVVIVDASQPFTEQDIRIVTSVAETGRALVVAFNKWDLVDEERRYYLEREIERELVQVQWAPRINFAARTGWHVDRLVRALDAALEGWETRIGTGALNAFLGRLVAEHPHPVRGGKQAKILFGTQASTAPPTFVLFTSGKLEAGYLRFVERRLREEFGFVGTPIHIQQRPREKRGRR, encoded by the coding sequence ATGTCTGACACCCCCGCCCGCGAGCCGGTCGACCCCGCTCTGCCCGTCCTCGCGATCATCGGCCGTCCGAACGTCGGCAAGTCGACCCTCGTCAACCGCATCATCGGACGCCGCGAGGCCGTCGTCGAGGACGTCCCCGGCGTCACCCGCGACCGCGTGCCCTACGACGCGGAGTGGAACGGCAAGGCCTTCACGGTCGTCGACACCGGCGGCTGGGACCCCGACGCACGCGGACTCGCCGAGCGCATCGCCGCCCAGGCCGAGGTGGCCGTCCAGGCCGCCGACGCCGTGCTGTTCGTCGTCGACGCCACGGTCGGCATCACCGACGCCGACGCGGCCGTCGTCAAGATCCTGCGGGCGGCCAAGAAGCCGGTCGTGCTCGCGGCGAACAAGGTCGACGACCAGCGCAGCGAGCTCGAGGCCGCATCGCTCTGGAACCTCGGCCTGGGCGAGCCCTACCCCGTCTCGGCCCTGCACGGTCGTGGCAGCGGCGACATGCTCGACGCCATCCTGGCCGTCCTGCCCGACGCGCCGCCGGATCGCGACCCCGAGCTCGGTGGCCCGCGTCGCGTCGCCATCGTCGGCAAGCCCAACGTCGGCAAGTCCAGCCTGCTGAACCAGCTGGCGGGGGAGTACCGCGTCGTCGTGGACGACGCGTCGGGGACCACGGTCGACCCGGTCGACGAGCTCGTCGAGCTGGGCGGTCGCGAGTGGCGCTTCATCGACACCGCCGGCATCCGCCGTCGGGTCCGCGAGGCCTCCGGACACGAGTACTACGCCAGCCTGCGCACGTCCACCGCGGTGGAGCGCGCCGAGGTGGCCGTCGTGATCGTCGACGCCAGCCAGCCGTTCACCGAGCAGGACATCCGCATCGTCACGTCGGTGGCGGAGACCGGCCGGGCCCTCGTCGTGGCCTTCAACAAGTGGGACCTCGTCGACGAGGAGCGGCGCTACTACCTGGAGCGCGAGATCGAGCGTGAGCTCGTGCAGGTGCAGTGGGCGCCGCGGATCAACTTCGCGGCCCGCACGGGCTGGCACGTCGACCGTCTGGTGCGGGCGCTCGACGCCGCGCTGGAGGGGTGGGAGACCCGCATCGGCACCGGTGCGCTGAACGCGTTCCTCGGCCGCCTCGTGGCCGAGCACCCGCACCCGGTGCGTGGTGGCAAGCAGGCCAAGATCCTGTTCGGCACCCAGGCGTCGACGGCGCCGCCCACGTTCGTCCTCTTCACGTCCGGCAAGCTCGAGGCCGGCTACCTCCGGTTCGTCGAGCGTCGGCTGCGCGAGGAGTTCGGGTTCGTCGGTACGCCCATCCACATCCAGCAGCGTCCTCGCGAGAAGCGCGGCAGGCGCTGA
- the xerD gene encoding site-specific tyrosine recombinase XerD codes for MSDGSTTGTGDLDRSILDYVSHLGVERGLAANTLASYRRDLRRYREHLHGADVHDVADVTETDVLAFLAALRTGNDEHPPLGASSAARAVVAVRGFHKFCLREQLVAQDVTAAVKPPRPASRLPKALPLADVEAILEASGAAGTSLAKRDRALLEVLYGTGARISEAVGLDVDDVDLEEGAALLRGKGGKQRLVPVGSFARGAITDYLTVARPGLVSVTGTGGAALFLNARGGRLSRQSAWTVLVRAARAAGVGVDVSPHTLRHSFATHLLDGGADVRVVQELLGHASVTTTQIYTLVTVDRLREVYATSHPRAGY; via the coding sequence ATGAGCGACGGGTCCACGACCGGGACCGGCGACCTCGACCGCTCGATCCTGGACTACGTGAGCCACCTGGGGGTCGAGCGCGGCCTGGCCGCCAACACCTTGGCCAGCTACCGCCGTGACCTGCGGCGGTACCGCGAGCACCTCCACGGTGCCGACGTCCACGACGTCGCCGACGTCACCGAGACCGACGTGCTGGCCTTCCTGGCGGCCCTGCGCACCGGGAACGACGAGCATCCACCCCTGGGCGCCTCCAGTGCGGCGCGCGCCGTGGTGGCCGTCCGGGGGTTCCACAAGTTCTGCCTGCGTGAGCAGCTGGTGGCGCAGGACGTCACGGCCGCGGTCAAGCCGCCGCGACCGGCCTCCAGGCTTCCCAAGGCGCTCCCGCTGGCCGACGTCGAGGCGATCCTCGAGGCCTCCGGTGCGGCGGGCACCAGCCTGGCCAAGCGCGACCGAGCCCTGCTCGAGGTCCTGTACGGGACCGGGGCCCGCATCTCCGAGGCCGTCGGTCTGGACGTCGACGACGTCGACCTCGAGGAGGGCGCCGCCCTGCTGCGCGGCAAGGGTGGCAAGCAGCGGCTCGTGCCCGTCGGATCCTTCGCCAGAGGTGCGATCACCGACTACCTGACCGTCGCGCGGCCGGGGCTCGTCTCGGTGACGGGCACCGGTGGCGCAGCCCTGTTCCTCAACGCGCGAGGTGGACGGCTGAGCCGGCAGAGCGCCTGGACGGTCCTGGTGCGCGCCGCCCGCGCGGCCGGCGTCGGGGTCGACGTCTCGCCGCACACCCTGCGCCACTCCTTCGCCACCCACCTGCTCGACGGGGGCGCCGACGTGCGCGTGGTGCAGGAGCTGCTCGGGCACGCCTCGGTGACGACCACGCAGATCTACACGCTCGTGACGGTCGACCGGCTGCGCGAGGTCTACGCGACGTCGCACCCCCGCGCTGGCTACTGA
- a CDS encoding pseudouridine synthase, with protein sequence MRDRLPERVDVEAMLEAGRFVLGDGTPLVGDEPYRPHTFVWFHRDLRDEPEVPGDMPVLHEDDRLLVVDKPAFLATIPRGRHVRQSVVVRLRDQLGLPELTPAHRLDRVTSGVLVLVKERRWRGAYQSLFARREVQKTYLALARHDPGLSLPLTVSNHVRKDRGTLRAEVVPDAPVNAVTHVDLDEVRGGLAVYRLSPATGRTHQLRLHLCGLGVPIVGDPLYPDVLDLPVDDMSTPLQLLAHTLSFDDPVDEQPRTFTSHRSLPLTVGDR encoded by the coding sequence TTGCGCGACCGGTTGCCCGAGCGGGTCGACGTCGAGGCGATGCTCGAGGCGGGTCGCTTCGTGCTGGGCGACGGCACACCGCTCGTCGGTGACGAGCCCTACCGCCCGCACACGTTCGTCTGGTTCCACCGCGACCTGCGCGACGAGCCCGAGGTGCCGGGCGACATGCCGGTGCTCCACGAGGACGACCGGCTGCTCGTCGTCGACAAGCCGGCCTTCCTCGCCACGATCCCGCGCGGGCGCCACGTGCGCCAGAGCGTCGTGGTCCGACTGCGCGACCAGCTCGGCCTGCCCGAGCTGACGCCCGCGCACCGGCTGGACCGGGTGACGTCCGGGGTCCTCGTGCTGGTCAAGGAACGGCGCTGGCGGGGCGCCTACCAGTCGCTGTTCGCCCGCCGGGAGGTGCAGAAGACCTACCTGGCGCTCGCTCGGCACGACCCCGGGCTCTCGCTCCCGCTGACCGTGAGCAACCACGTGCGCAAGGACCGGGGCACCCTGCGTGCCGAGGTGGTGCCCGACGCCCCGGTGAACGCGGTGACCCACGTCGACCTCGACGAGGTCCGCGGCGGGCTCGCGGTCTACCGCCTGAGCCCGGCCACGGGCCGCACCCACCAGCTGCGCCTGCACCTGTGTGGGCTGGGTGTCCCGATCGTCGGGGACCCGCTCTACCCCGACGTGCTCGACCTGCCCGTCGACGACATGAGCACGCCGTTGCAGCTCCTCGCCCACACGCTGTCCTTCGACGACCCGGTCGACGAGCAGCCACGGACCTTCACGAGTCACCGGAGCCTGCCGCTGACCGTCGGCGACCGATGA
- the cmk gene encoding (d)CMP kinase gives MSSTLVVAVDGPSGSGKSSTARGVATRLSLAYLDTGAMYRAVTWALLQRGTDLGDPDAIARDAADVQIVSGTDPQAPTITADGTDVSQAIREDDVTAHVSPVAAVPQVRTLLVELQRRVIASADQGIVVEGRDIGSTVAPDAAVKVYLVADAEARAARRAAERGGADQEATAASLAARDRIDSTRATSPLTRADGAVQIDGTHLSLEEVVDAVAALVEEARTA, from the coding sequence GTGAGCAGCACCCTCGTCGTCGCCGTCGACGGACCGTCCGGCTCGGGCAAGTCGAGCACCGCGCGGGGAGTCGCGACGCGACTGTCGCTGGCCTACCTCGACACCGGGGCGATGTACCGCGCCGTCACGTGGGCGCTGCTCCAGCGCGGCACCGACCTCGGTGACCCCGACGCCATCGCCCGCGACGCGGCCGACGTCCAGATCGTCTCGGGCACCGACCCGCAGGCCCCCACCATCACGGCCGACGGGACCGACGTGTCGCAGGCCATCCGCGAGGACGACGTCACGGCGCACGTGAGTCCCGTCGCGGCGGTCCCGCAGGTGCGGACGCTCCTCGTCGAGCTGCAGCGCCGGGTCATCGCGTCGGCGGACCAGGGCATCGTCGTCGAGGGACGCGACATCGGTTCCACCGTCGCGCCCGACGCGGCCGTGAAGGTCTACCTGGTGGCCGACGCCGAGGCACGGGCGGCCCGCAGGGCCGCGGAGCGCGGGGGCGCGGACCAGGAGGCCACGGCCGCCTCGCTCGCCGCCCGCGACCGGATCGACTCCACGCGCGCCACGTCGCCCCTGACCCGCGCCGACGGCGCCGTCCAGATCGACGGCACCCACCTGAGCCTGGAGGAGGTCGTCGACGCCGTCGCCGCCCTGGTGGAGGAGGCCCGGACGGCGTGA
- a CDS encoding prephenate dehydrogenase — protein sequence MTSLPPTLVVGCGLIGTSVALALREHGIDVHLTDRDPEHVAAAVERGAGSPEPVRDPALVVVAVPPGATAAAVREALETFPEAVVTDVASVKGSVVRALDRTGGIDRYVGSHPMAGSERSGPLAASARLFEGRPWVITPVDGASDAAVRLVEEVAVMLGAVPIVMEADAHDRAVALVSHVPQVLSTLAAARLVDAPPAHLALAGQGLRDVTRIAGSDPALWRDIISTNAAEIGQVLGAVRDDLDAMIAALDDRDAVGTVLEAGRAGTRSIPGKHGGDPVELVVVNVQIPDTPGALSRLFAHVGESGVNIEDLRIDHELGRPVGLVEISVAADRADTLVERLADQGWSAYR from the coding sequence ATGACGTCGCTGCCCCCCACCCTCGTCGTGGGCTGTGGCCTCATCGGCACCTCCGTGGCTCTCGCGCTGCGTGAGCACGGGATCGACGTGCACCTCACCGACCGCGACCCCGAGCACGTCGCGGCCGCCGTCGAGCGGGGTGCAGGCAGTCCGGAGCCCGTGCGCGACCCCGCCCTCGTGGTCGTGGCCGTGCCGCCCGGTGCCACCGCGGCTGCGGTCCGCGAGGCGCTGGAGACCTTCCCCGAGGCCGTGGTCACCGACGTGGCGAGCGTCAAGGGCAGCGTCGTCCGCGCGCTCGACCGGACGGGTGGGATCGACCGCTACGTCGGCAGCCACCCGATGGCCGGCAGCGAACGGTCCGGTCCGCTGGCCGCCTCGGCGCGGCTCTTCGAGGGCCGTCCGTGGGTGATCACCCCCGTCGACGGGGCGAGCGACGCCGCCGTCCGGCTGGTCGAGGAGGTCGCCGTCATGCTCGGTGCGGTCCCGATCGTCATGGAGGCCGACGCCCACGACCGTGCGGTCGCGCTCGTCTCGCACGTGCCCCAGGTGCTGTCGACACTGGCGGCGGCACGCCTCGTCGACGCGCCGCCGGCGCACCTGGCCCTCGCCGGCCAGGGGCTGCGCGACGTGACCCGCATCGCCGGCAGCGACCCCGCGCTGTGGCGCGACATCATCTCCACGAACGCCGCCGAGATCGGCCAGGTCCTCGGTGCCGTGCGCGACGACCTCGACGCCATGATCGCGGCGCTGGACGACCGCGACGCCGTCGGCACGGTGCTCGAGGCCGGTCGTGCCGGGACCCGGTCCATCCCCGGCAAGCACGGCGGGGATCCCGTCGAGCTCGTCGTGGTCAACGTCCAGATCCCCGACACGCCGGGGGCGCTGTCGCGGCTCTTCGCGCACGTGGGGGAGTCGGGCGTCAACATCGAGGACCTGCGCATCGACCACGAGCTCGGTCGTCCGGTCGGCCTCGTCGAGATCTCCGTCGCGGCCGATCGGGCCGACACCCTGGTGGAGCGCCTCGCCGACCAGGGTTGGTCGGCCTACCGTTGA
- a CDS encoding ScpA family protein: MSLPVDEAGLDTDGTDGVDEGKGFHVDVGVFEGPFDLLLSLISKHQLDITEVALSTVTSEFIGYVRELGGDLEQTTQFLVVAATLLDLKTARLLPQADVEDEEDLALLEARDLLFARLMQYRAFKQVARFVADRLATEGRRHPRQVGLEPRFAALLPEVIVSVGPDELAALAARALEPRPEPIVSLAHLHAPTVSVREQAHLVVDRLRRERSTTFRALTADADLMTTVARFLALLELFREGVVGFEQATPLGDLHLRWTGTDDADVDIDVGDEFDGGPVEEPTAPTTPEDDDV; encoded by the coding sequence ATGAGCCTGCCGGTCGACGAGGCCGGCCTCGACACGGACGGCACGGACGGGGTCGACGAGGGGAAGGGCTTCCACGTCGACGTCGGGGTCTTCGAGGGACCGTTCGACCTCCTGCTCTCGCTCATCTCCAAGCACCAGCTCGACATCACCGAGGTCGCGCTCTCGACCGTGACGTCCGAGTTCATCGGCTACGTGCGCGAGCTGGGCGGCGACCTCGAGCAGACCACGCAGTTCCTGGTGGTCGCCGCGACGTTGCTCGACCTCAAGACCGCGAGACTCCTGCCCCAGGCCGACGTGGAGGACGAGGAGGACCTCGCCCTCCTGGAGGCGCGCGACCTGCTGTTCGCCCGCCTCATGCAGTACCGGGCCTTCAAGCAGGTGGCGCGGTTCGTCGCGGACCGGCTGGCCACCGAGGGGCGCCGCCACCCCCGCCAGGTCGGTCTCGAGCCGCGCTTCGCGGCACTGCTGCCCGAGGTGATCGTGTCCGTCGGGCCGGACGAGCTGGCCGCCCTGGCCGCGCGGGCGCTCGAGCCGAGGCCCGAACCGATCGTCTCGCTCGCCCACCTGCACGCGCCCACCGTGAGCGTGCGGGAGCAGGCCCACCTCGTGGTCGACCGGCTGCGCCGCGAGCGGAGCACCACCTTCCGAGCGCTGACGGCCGACGCCGACCTGATGACCACCGTGGCGCGCTTCCTGGCCCTGCTGGAGCTGTTCCGCGAGGGTGTGGTCGGCTTCGAGCAGGCCACCCCGCTCGGCGACCTGCACCTGCGCTGGACCGGCACCGACGACGCGGACGTCGACATCGACGTCGGCGACGAGTTCGACGGCGGCCCGGTCGAGGAGCCCACCGCACCGACCACCCCGGAGGACGACGATGTCTGA